A part of Branchiostoma floridae strain S238N-H82 unplaced genomic scaffold, Bfl_VNyyK Sc7u5tJ_1583, whole genome shotgun sequence genomic DNA contains:
- the LOC118408413 gene encoding translin-associated protein X-like, whose translation MRMVWSNNRCYNLKMAARSGHQRGGHHKRNYGKDRVSHQKISRREPKVDENSPIIASFRTYQALLDRKNDKYERLVKMSRDVTIQSKRAIFHIHRINSGVDKATVLGEADEKLIAVREKLCQIALELQGEDLYQFIRAVSPGLQEYIEAVAFHHYCLGQGLVSLTQVQSALEFPATEKTSSPEDGDCPSHPAVTLYVPPVEYMLGVADFTGELMRLCITSVSSGDMELPFQLCQFMREVYHGFSSFSHAGSWELSRKMHTLRQSLHKVENACYTLQVRGLEIPKHMLADVFGSADSEDTGERRSDIS comes from the exons ATGCGAATGGTATGGTCCAATAATAGATGCTATAATTTAAAGATGGCGGCGCGCAGTGGTCATCAGAGAGGAG GACATCACAAACGCAACTATGGAAAGGACAGGGTAAGCCACCAGAAAATCTCCCGCCGGGAGCCAAAGGTAGACGAGAACTCCCCCATCATAGCCTCCTTCCGCACGTATCAAGCCTTGCTGGACAGGAAGAACGATAAGTACGAACGTTTGGTGAAGATGAGCAGAGACGTGACCATACAGAGCAAGAGAGCCATCTTCCACATCCACAGGATCAATAG TGGTGTTGACAAGGCCACTGTTCTGGGAGAGGCAGATGAAAAGTTGATCGCCGTACGTGAGAAGTTATGTCAGATTGCATTGGAGCTGCAGGGGGAAGATCTATACCAGTTCATTAGGGCTGTCTCACCTGGACTAcag GAGTACATTGAAGCTGTTGCTTTCCACCACTACTGTCTGGGGCAGGGGCTGGtcagcttgacacaagtgcagagTGCCCTGGAGTTTCCAGCCACAGAAAAG ACATCTTCACCAGAAGATGGAGACTGCCCGTCCCACCCTGCGGTGACGCTGTACGTACCCCCCGTGGAGTACATGCTGGGCGTGGCAGACTTCACAGGCGAGCTGATGCGGCTGTGCATCACCAGTGTGAGCAGTGGGGACATGGAGCTCCCCTTCCAGCTGTGTCAGTTCATGCGGGAG GTGTACCATGGCTTCAGCTCCTTCAGCCATGCGGGGTCCTGGGAGCTGTCTCGGAAGATGCACACCCTGAGACAGAGCCTACACAAGGTGGAGAATGCCTGCTACACCCTGCAGGTGCGCGGACTGGAAATCCCCAAACACATGCTGGCTGACGTCTTCGGCTCGGCAGACTCGGAGGACACAGGGGAGAGAAGGAGTGACATATCATGA